The window AGCTGATCTCCACTCACCAGAACCACTGGGACGTTGAAGCAACCCGCGATTCTAGCGTTCAAACCGGCCTCACTCATCTTCTTTCCGTTGACCTCCACCGAAAAAACCCTTCCGGTGTACGTGTGATCCATGATCGCGGGTGCACTGCCGGCCCTCGCATGATAGCCGATGAAAAACACGGCATCGAAACTTTCGTCTATGCCCTCCATCATGCTCATGGGCTTCGGGCTGCCGCTGATCAGAACCGCTTTCGGGTGAAGTTCCTCGATCAGGATGTTGTCCATCGTGTTGTGTGAGTCGTTCACGACCACTTCTTTCGCACCACACTGGACAGCGGCTTCTACGACCGCGTTGATCTCACGCGTCATGAGCTTTCTGAACCTCTCGTACTCTCTGTTTTCAGGCGATACGTGTCCCAATCCCACGACCGCTGAGATACCTTCCATATCGGCAGAAATGTAAATCTTCATCCTCTCTTCCTCCTTCTCGCGCACTCTTCAACGAAGCGCCTGAACAGATCGAAATGTTCCCTGTAATGGTTGAACATCCTTTCAGGATGCCACTGAACTCCGAGAATGAACCTGTCGTCGTTCGACTCCACCGCCTCGATGACGCCATCGCTGGCGCGTGCGGTGATCTTCAACACTGGTGCTACATCCTTCACGGCCTGGTGGTGGAAGCTGTTCACCGGCAAGATTTCCGTTCTCACGATGGAGAACAGGATACTGTCTTTTTCGATGAAGACCTTGTGGGTTGGAGCATGGGCTGGAGCATCCTGCTGGTGTTTCAATACGTTGCTCAGCTGTGTTTTTATGTCCTGATACAGCGTACCGCCGAGCGCGACATTGATCAGCTGAGCACCCCTGCAGATACCAAAAATCGGCTTGTTCTTTTCGTAGAAGATCCTGCAGAGAGATATCTCTAACTCGTCCCTGTCGGGTGTTATCTGTCCGAGGTTCGGCAGAGGCTCTTCGTTGTAATGTTTTGGATCGATATCGACACCACCAGAGAAGAGAATACCGTCCAGCAGTTCGCTCAGCTGAGAAAGGCTTTCAGGTGTTTGCAGAATTGCTACGAGGATGGGCAAACCGCCGGCTTCCTCGATCGCCCGAAAATAGCTCGTATTCAACCTGATCGATTCTTCATCCATGGAGCAGGTGATACCTACGATTGGCCGCACAATTTTATACTAACTCAAATTGAGCGCTTCGTTGGTATCGAAATCGAAGAGTATCAAATCTTTCACCTCGACGCACAGATAAAGTTTCTGACCAATGTGGAACTTCTCTTCGGAAGGTCTGAGCACCTTCACCATCGTCTGCTCGATTGAGACGGTCACGATCTGTTCCCTACCCATGGATTCCACTTCGTAAATTTGAACCTCAACGCACAGGGCGTTCGGTATCGCACGATCGAGCAAAAGCCCCTTTTCCGGTCTGAAACCGACGATGAGTTTCTTGCTTGAAAATTTCTCCAGCAAAACCGACGGCGCTTCAATGGCTCTGCCTTCCATAAGGAACGTCTTGCCGTCGTGCTCAACCTTCAGAAGGTTGGCGGGTGGATTTCCAACGAAACTCGCAACGAAGGTGTGCTTCGGCCTGTAGTAGATCTCGTCGGGGGTGCCGACCTGAACGAGCTTGCCGTTGTTTATCACCGCGATCCTATCTGCGATGGCCAAGGCTTCTGCCTGGTCGTGCGTCACGTAAACGGAGGTGATGTTCAGATCTTTCTGCAGCCTTTTCAGTTCTGTTCTCACACTGATTCTCAACAGCGCATCGAGGTTGCTCAGAGGCTCATCGAAGAGTAAGATTTGAGGTTGCTTCACCAGTGCCCTCGCTATCGCCACACGCTGTTGCTGACCCCCACTCAGTTGCCAGGGGTATCTGTCAAGCAAAGAATCGATCTTCAGCATGCTGGCGACTTGAAGGACCCTTTCCTGGATCGTTTTCCTGTCGAGTTTTTTCAGAGTCAAAGGAAAGGCTATGTTCTCGAACACTTTCATGTGCGGATAGAGCGCCCAGTTTTGAAACACCAGCCCAACGTTTCTTTCCTTCGGTGGCAGGTTCGTGACGTCCTCATCGTTGAACAGGATGCGACCCGAGGTGGGTTTGTAGATGCCTGCGATCAGATACATCAGCGTGGTTTTACCGCTGCCCGAAGGACCGAGCAGCACGACGAACTCACCTTCTTCTATCTGAAGGTTCACCCCATCGAGCGCGGTCACCTTGCCGAACTTCTTGGTGATGTTTTCGAGCACAATGCGTGCCAAAACCCTTCACCTCCTGATGCCACCGGCGTAGACTTTGAACAGCAGCTGCTGAGAACTTATGTAGAAGAAAATCGTCGGCAAAAGGTACAGCGTTGCCGCGGCTGCCAGCAGCGGCATGTACGCCATCTCGGCTTCAAGGTTGGATTCTATGAAAGTCGCGAGCGTTTTATCTATGAGAAAGGTTCGCACGTAGATGATGTCCTGCCAGCCGGCGAGAAATCCAAAGATCAGTATGGCCACCACACCGGGTTTTATGAGGGGCATCATGATCTTTGCCCAGGTCTTGAACCTCGATGCTCCATCGACGAGGGCGGACCATTCTATCTCCCAGGGTAGCAGATCGAAAAAACCTTTCATGAGCCAGACTGAGAGAGGAACTTCGAGCGCGGCACGCGCCACTATCACGTAGAAAAAGGAAAAGTACCTCAGCGCGTTGAGATTCGTCGGCATCCAGATTCTGTAAAGAAAGTAAACGCCCACGATGAGTATTGAACCGGGCAGTGCGTGCAACATGAGCATGGTAAGCAGAATGAATTTTCTGCCTCTGAACTTTATTCTGGAGATGGCATAGCCAGAGAGCGTCCCTACCAGGGTTGTGACGAGCGCCACACCGAGTGCAACTATTGCTGTGTTCAGTAAATAGAGAAAAACGTTTTCCCTCAATCCGCCCGTGATAGCGATCCTGCCCTGAAAGAGCAATTTCCAATTTCTCAACGTAAAAGTAACCTTCGAGAAATCGAAGTTCGTCACCATCTGGTTTGCGAAGCTCGAAAGGATCAGCATGAAGAAAGCCGTCAGAACCGGAACAGACAGGGCTATCAGAACGATCGAGTAAAGGACCTGCCTGCCTTTGCTTCGGACTTCTACATCCGTAAGGCTCATCAGATATCACCACGCGGCTCCACCATGAGTTTTCCAAAACCAAGGATCCTCAAAGTCATCAAACCGAGCAGTCCTCCAACCAGCACCAGCAGAGTCCCCGCCGCGGCTGCCAGCCCCTGGTCGAACACACCCGTGAAAGCGAGATCGTACACGTAGAGTGCCCAGGGTGTTCCGTAAGATTTGTTCACCAGCCTCCAGCTCACCAGCAGATAGGTGTGTGCGTAAGAAGTTAGCAGGCTCAAAAGCTGCCAGGTTGTGACGTACATGATGTGCCACTTTATCTGGGGTATCAGCACCTTCCTGCAGATCTGCCAATCTGTAGCACCATCCACTCTCGCGGCGATGACGAACTCACCGGGGATACTTTTGATCGCCGACGAGAGCACGATCATCCCGAAGCTCACACCTACCAGACCATTAACGAATATGATCACACTCCAGGGACCGTAGGGGATGAATTCCTGACCCCAGGCGATGGGTCTGTCGATCAAACCAAGCTTCAAAAAAATCGAATTCAGCGTTCCAACACCACTACCGTGGAAGAAGTAATACCAGACCAAACCATAAACAGCGATGGGGGACATCCTGGGTAGAAGCCATATGGTACTCGCTATGGAATTTGTTTTCTTATCCACGAAGAAGGTGAGCAAGGCGAGTATCAGGCCACCGAGCACGTTCACAATCAGGGTGCAGAGAACGAACACGGCCGTCGTCAGAAAGACGGCTCTCACCGATGGATCGTTCGCGATGGCGTGGAACAGTTTCTGGTAATTGTAAAGGCCCACCAGTCTCGTCGCGTAGCGCTGTATGTTCCAGTTTCTGAGCGGCGTGAAGCTGGTGTAGACCGTCAGGATCAGTGGGACAACGTAGAACACAACGACAACAATGAGAGCCGGGGCCAGGAAGGCCCACAGCTCCCACTTTCTCGAAAACTTTCCTTTCATTTTCCGCCGAATCTCCAATCCTTTGGAATATCGTTTATGATCTTCACGCCAGCTTTGAGATCGAGATCGGCGTTGATTTTTCCGATCGCGTAATCGATCGCTTTGGCGGGATCCATCTGACCCCTGAGTACGTAGTCAACCACTTCGGCGAAGATCGCGGAGAGCTTTGCGTACATCGGGTGCACGGGCGGGAAGTTGGTGTACTCGAGCATGTACGACACCTTCGAGAGGAACGCGGCGTTGATCGGATTGACTGTCGCTTTTACGATGCCCGCAATTTTTTCTTTCACACCTGGATCCAGATCGATCTGGAGGTTGTAGAGCTTGTCGAGCCACTCTTTGCTGGCGAGAAGCTCGGCCGAAGGCTTTCCAACCGGTAGGTGCGCGCTTATGATGCTGTGTATGGCGTTTATGTCTGGATCTGAAGCCTTCGCAACGATCAGGAACGCGAGTTCATCGTAGACAGATTTCAGGGCGCTGTATTTCGGGTTCTGCGCTCCGGCCTTCGAGCTGACCATCCACATGAACGGTTGGCTCAAAGTAACGGGTTTCTTTCCAGGTTCTCCGGCTGGGAACAGCGTGTAGTAGAACCACTGTTCGACTTCTTCAGGCTTCAGGCCCCTCATCTGCCCAGTCTTTGGATCCGTGTAATAGTCCTTGGTTTGCCACTCGGTCCAGTACCAGGTGCCGCCGATGTCGAAGAGCGTCTTTCCATCAACGATCGCGGGATGCACCTGTTTTGCCCAGTCCCAGGCCATCATGTCGGAAGGCAGCAATTTTTCGCGTGCGAACGTCCATTCGATCGTCAGCCACTTGTATATGGCTTCTTTGTCGAACACGAGTTTCCCATCGGCTGGATCGTAGAGCTTGCTACCGAATGCGAGTATGAACTGCATCAGATCTGGATGCGCACTGCCCCTTCTATGTATCAGGCCCCATTCGGAAGCTCCAGTTTGAACGGCTTTCTTCGCCCATTCGTAGACGTCGAACCAGGTGAACTCGCCTTTCAGGACCTTCTCGTCGAGGCCCTGCAGATCGAGTCCAACCTTCGCCGCGATGTCTTTTCTGATGTAGAACGGCCTGGCTTCGGTGTCCTGTGGTAGACCGTAGATCCTTCCTTTGTACTTGGCCACCTCGATGTGCGATGCAAAGAAATTGTTCAGAAGCTCTTTGTGTTTCTCAAGGTAGGACGTCAGATCGAGCAGGTACCCTTCCTCAGCGAGTGGCGCTATGTAGACGTACGAGTTCACTAGGAAGTCTCCCGCGGTTCCGAGCGGCTGCTTGCTCAAGAACTCCTGATACATCTGCGTGAAGTCGAGTTCGTAGCGGGTCTCTCTGATCGTGACCTTCACGTTGATACCATTTTTTGCCCAGATTTCGTTGATGCGCCTCGCAGCTTCAACGATACCCAGAACTCTCAGCACACTGTTGGGATCTCCGGTGCCCCAGACCGCGTAGCGTACCTCGTTGACACCGTTCTTTTCGAGCGTGCGACCCACCTGAACGATGCTGTCCTCGATACCTGCAAAGAGTAGAAGCGTCACGCCGAGCAGTGCAACCAGAAGCCACCTTCTCACACACAACCCCTCCCTTCAGGAGTAGAATGGATATGAAAGATAAAACCAGATTCGAGAACTTTAAACATTTCTTGATCTGAACAAAGATTCACCCACCAGCACCATCAGGTACTTCTTGAAGCCGGAAAAGGGCTATAATAACTATAGCAAAAGTTACAAAAGGCGTCAATGTATTACGAAAAGTTTCAAAAGATTGCGAAAAACTGTGGGTGGCAACTTTGGTCAAAGGTGTGGGCATAAACATCGACACACGACGTTTATCAGGTTCCCACGAAATTCTCAGGACAGAACTTGAGAAATTCCAGCGTTTTGGGTTTGATTACGCAGAGATACCTCCTGCGGGTCTTGACGTGATCCTCGATGGCAAGATCGTTTCAAAGCGACTCGACCCCATCCTGCAGATCCTCAAAAGTTGCAGTCTGAAGTTCACAGTCCACGGTCCTGATCCGGTGAATCTCTCGTCAAACAGAGAAGAAGATTTTTCGATCGTGTTAGCCACCATAGATTTTGCCTCCTTCGTGGGTGCGGAAAGCGTGGTTTACCACTGTGGCTGGCTTGGTGAAGATCGAGAGAAAAAGGATAGAGAGATAGAAAATCTCAAAAAACTCTGTGATAAGCTTGAGAAGATGCGCGTGATTCTCGTTGTGGAAAACACCAGGCAAACGATCGAGCAGACGCTCGAAATCGTTCAGGCCGTAAATCATCCGAACGTGAGACTTTTGATTGACGTGGGACATTTGTTCTTGAGGCTGAGAGGGAATGAGAAAGAATTTCTAAGACAGATTTCCCTCGGTCTTCCTCACGCCTTCGAGCTTCACGTGCACGACAACTTCGGCAAGCCTGAGGAAGACTACGAGCCCATGATGGCATCATCATTGTTCGCTTACCTCTATGGAGTGGGGGACCTGCATTTGCCCATTGGTTATGGGAGAATACCTTTCGAAGAGCTTTTCAAGCTGGTCCGCGAGGAATTCGATGGCATCGTCGTGCTCGAAATAAACGATATGAACCGGTTCGAGAAGGATATTCCTGAGAGCCTGGAAAAGCTGAGAACCTTGTCGACCGCTGGAGGTGTTGGACATGCTTGAGTTCCTCATGTGTGGTTTACCTGAGAACGTTCGACGTGCAGAGGAAATGGGCGATTGGGAAAACGCCATAAGCCTGATTGACAGATGGCTGAGGGACACACGCGTCAATGAGGTGCAGAGGCGACGTCTCGAATACGAAAAGTTCAGGATCAGGAGGTTGCTCGCAGCGCATCCGTACGATGAAGCGGAAGCTTTAGAAAAAGCACAAGAGATGATTCGGGATTTCGATTACGATGAATTTTACAGGCTCATAGACGAAGGTTGCGTCGATTTCATCCTCGTCAACAAGAGAAAGAGATTCTTCGAAAGATTCGTTCAGAACATTGCCTTCGCCCGGCCGGAATACAAGTCGAGGATATTGATCGATCCCGAAGAGGAAAAGAACAGACAGCTGATCGAGGAGAGGATAAAGGCGCTCGCCCACGGTTCAGCCCCGAAGAGTTACAGGGTACGAATAAAGTTGAAAGCAACGCTGGATTGGCCAGAAGATTATTTCAGAGTCTGGCTGCCCTTTCCAAAGGAAGGCTTTCAGATAGAAGATGTGAAGTTGCTGTACGTGAGCGAGGAGAACTACTTTCTGGCCGACAACGATGTTCCTCAGAGAACCATCTTCTTCGAAGGTACGAGTAGAGAGTACATCGTCGAGTTCGGATACACTGTTCGCGAATGGATCAACAGGGTCGATCCTTCAAAGGTTCAGGAGTGCGATGTGGAGGATTTTCTTGGAGAGGAACCTCCTCACATAGTCTTCACACCGTACATCAGATACCTGACTCTCAAGATCATCGGTGACGAAAAGAACCCTTATTTGAAGGCCAAGCGCATCTACGACTGGATCACGAGCAGGGTGAGATACTGCTACGTCAGGCCTTACGCGACTTATGAGAACATATCGCAGTACGTGGCTGAAAACCTCAAAGGTGATTGCGGCTTTCAAGCGCTGCTCTTCATAACGATGTGCAGGATCGCAGGTGTTCCTGCGAGGTGGCAGTCTGGCTGGTACGTCACACCGTACTTCGTATCGCCACACGATTGGGCGCTGTTCTACGTCAAACCGTACGGCTGGCTTCCTGCCGATCTTTCTTTCGGTGGGGCAAGGAGGCACAATGAGAAACTGCGCAGCTTCTATTTTGGAAACCTGGACGGCTTCAGGATGGTCGCGAATGATGATTTCATGAAACAATTCACTCCTGAACCAAAGTTCTACAGGGAAAATCCCACGGACAACCAACTCGGCGAGGCCGAAACACATAGCAAGAAGATTGGTCTGGAAACTCACATAAGCGTGGTACAGTTCGAAGGCTGGGAGGTCTGAACGGTGGGAAAGATAAAAGATGTTCGGCTCACATTGAAAAAATACGTTTATCACAAACTGTTCCACATCACAGGAAGCATATCTTCCGAGGCGAGCAACGTCGAAGTTGAACTGTTTCTGGACAGTGGTGTTGTGGGAAAAGGCGAGGCATCCCCATCCTTCAGGGTCAACGGTGAAAGGGTCGAAATGCTCCTGGCGATGGAAAACTTTTTGAAAGAGAGCTTGGTGGGCCTCGATGTGCGCAACTACGCGAAGATCTTCGAGATCACCGACAAACTTCTGGCAACTCCGAGTTTGAAAGCCGCCGTTCAATTTGCCACGCTCGATGCTCTCTGCGAAGAACTCAGTGTATCGGTGGCAGAGTTCCTCGGAGGGGTGAAGGAAGAGATCGAGACCGATAAGACTGTGGGTATAGACACCTTGGAAAACAGGGTGAAAGACGCCGAAAAGATTTTCAAGGAAGGTTTCAGAACGATCAAGATCAAGGTGGGTGAAAACCTCAAAGAAGACATCGAGGCGATGCTCGAGATCGCAAAGGTAGCTAAGGGGGCGAAGTTCATAGTCGATGCGAACATGGGTTACACACCGAAGCAGGCGATCGAGTTCGCGAACGTCGTGTACCACGGCGGTGTGGACATAGCCGTTTACGAACAGCCCGTGGTTTGGCATGACGTTGAGGGGCTCAGGTTCGTCAGGTTCCACTCTCCGTTCCCGGTGGCAGCGGACGAATCTGCGAAACGAAAGTACGATGTGCTGAAACTGATAAAGGAAGAAGCGGTGGATTACATCAACATAAAGCTCATGAAGAGTGGTCTGAGCGACGCCATGGCTATAGTGGAGCTTGCGAGAGCTTCCAATTTAAAGTTGATGATCGGTTGCATGGCTGAATCGAGTCTTGGGATCAACCAGAGCGTCCAGTTCGCGCTCGGTACGGGCGCGTTCGACTTTCACGATCTGGACAGCCATCTGTTGCTCAACGAACCTTCGTTCAGAGGAAAGTTCGTTCAGGAAGGTCCGAAGATGAAGCTGACACGGAGGTGATCGAGATAAAGATAAAGGATCTGGTCGGGCTCTACGCTCGGAGAAAACTCAGACCGAAGGAGTTCGTCGAGGAATGTTTCAAAAAGATAGAAGCGCAGAAACACTTGGGGGCTTTCATAAGTCTCGACTACGAAGGTGCCATGAGGACGGCAGAATCTCTGGAAAACTCGTTCAGGAACGAAGAGAACCTCCCTCCACTCTACGGAGTACCCATCGCGGTCAAGGACCTGATCGACGTTGCCAATCTGAAGACCACGGCGGGAAGCTTGTTCTTCAAAGACAACATTGCGAAAGAAGATGCGTTCGTGGTGCAGCAGCTCAAGAAGGCCGGTGCCATAATCGTTGGGAAGACGAACCTTCACGAGATCGCGCTCGGTGTGACGAACAACAACCCGCATTTTGGTCCGTGCAGAAATCCACACGATCCGAGCAGGATCTCCGGTGGTTCTTCCGGTGGATCTGCAGTCGCCGTCGCCACGGACATGGTCGTGACGGCCCTCGGAACGGACACCGGCGGTTCGATACGCATTCCCGCCGCGCTGTGTGGAGTTGTTGGGTTGAAACCTACCTACGGAAGGGTGAGTGTGAGGGGTGTTCTTCCCCTGTCGTGGCACCTGGACCACGTGGGACCTCTGGCCAGCTGCGTCGAAGATGCCTGGATTGTGCTGAAGGTGATCTCCAGGTATGACGAGGAAGATCCCTTCTCGCTGAAAGCACCCCTCAGAGAACCAGATTTTGAGAGGTTCCCTGAGGGAATAAAGGTTCTCAAACCTGTGGGTGAATTCATTTCTAGGGCCGATGAGAGGATTCTGAACCTCGTCGACGAGGCGGCCCGCGTGCTGGAAAAACTCGGAGCCGTCGTGGAAGAAAGATACATCGAATGGTTGAAGGATGCCGCGGCGGCCAACGGTTTGATCACGCAAACGGAAGCGGCAGCATTCCACAGAGAAAGGTTGAAAGAGCATCCAGAACTGTTCGGGGAAGATGTCAGACAGAGGTTGATGGAAGGAGCCTCCACGAGTGGAG is drawn from Thermotoga sp. Ku-13t and contains these coding sequences:
- a CDS encoding L-Ala-D/L-Glu epimerase, translating into MGKIKDVRLTLKKYVYHKLFHITGSISSEASNVEVELFLDSGVVGKGEASPSFRVNGERVEMLLAMENFLKESLVGLDVRNYAKIFEITDKLLATPSLKAAVQFATLDALCEELSVSVAEFLGGVKEEIETDKTVGIDTLENRVKDAEKIFKEGFRTIKIKVGENLKEDIEAMLEIAKVAKGAKFIVDANMGYTPKQAIEFANVVYHGGVDIAVYEQPVVWHDVEGLRFVRFHSPFPVAADESAKRKYDVLKLIKEEAVDYINIKLMKSGLSDAMAIVELARASNLKLMIGCMAESSLGINQSVQFALGTGAFDFHDLDSHLLLNEPSFRGKFVQEGPKMKLTRR
- a CDS encoding carbohydrate ABC transporter permease, with amino-acid sequence MSLTDVEVRSKGRQVLYSIVLIALSVPVLTAFFMLILSSFANQMVTNFDFSKVTFTLRNWKLLFQGRIAITGGLRENVFLYLLNTAIVALGVALVTTLVGTLSGYAISRIKFRGRKFILLTMLMLHALPGSILIVGVYFLYRIWMPTNLNALRYFSFFYVIVARAALEVPLSVWLMKGFFDLLPWEIEWSALVDGASRFKTWAKIMMPLIKPGVVAILIFGFLAGWQDIIYVRTFLIDKTLATFIESNLEAEMAYMPLLAAAATLYLLPTIFFYISSQQLLFKVYAGGIRR
- a CDS encoding ABC transporter ATP-binding protein, producing the protein MARIVLENITKKFGKVTALDGVNLQIEEGEFVVLLGPSGSGKTTLMYLIAGIYKPTSGRILFNDEDVTNLPPKERNVGLVFQNWALYPHMKVFENIAFPLTLKKLDRKTIQERVLQVASMLKIDSLLDRYPWQLSGGQQQRVAIARALVKQPQILLFDEPLSNLDALLRISVRTELKRLQKDLNITSVYVTHDQAEALAIADRIAVINNGKLVQVGTPDEIYYRPKHTFVASFVGNPPANLLKVEHDGKTFLMEGRAIEAPSVLLEKFSSKKLIVGFRPEKGLLLDRAIPNALCVEVQIYEVESMGREQIVTVSIEQTMVKVLRPSEEKFHIGQKLYLCVEVKDLILFDFDTNEALNLS
- a CDS encoding M55 family metallopeptidase, producing MKIYISADMEGISAVVGLGHVSPENREYERFRKLMTREINAVVEAAVQCGAKEVVVNDSHNTMDNILIEELHPKAVLISGSPKPMSMMEGIDESFDAVFFIGYHARAGSAPAIMDHTYTGRVFSVEVNGKKMSEAGLNARIAGCFNVPVVLVSGDQLTIECAKQELNEFVGVVVKEALGRYAAKIYPFEVVKEKLRAGVEEALSKLDRFKPTIEKEPVEIKLTFYNSAFAEAASLLPNVERLDARMLRFTAQNYLEAYRLLRVCLSLSSLVK
- a CDS encoding sugar ABC transporter permease yields the protein MKGKFSRKWELWAFLAPALIVVVVFYVVPLILTVYTSFTPLRNWNIQRYATRLVGLYNYQKLFHAIANDPSVRAVFLTTAVFVLCTLIVNVLGGLILALLTFFVDKKTNSIASTIWLLPRMSPIAVYGLVWYYFFHGSGVGTLNSIFLKLGLIDRPIAWGQEFIPYGPWSVIIFVNGLVGVSFGMIVLSSAIKSIPGEFVIAARVDGATDWQICRKVLIPQIKWHIMYVTTWQLLSLLTSYAHTYLLVSWRLVNKSYGTPWALYVYDLAFTGVFDQGLAAAAGTLLVLVGGLLGLMTLRILGFGKLMVEPRGDI
- a CDS encoding sugar phosphate isomerase/epimerase family protein produces the protein MVKGVGINIDTRRLSGSHEILRTELEKFQRFGFDYAEIPPAGLDVILDGKIVSKRLDPILQILKSCSLKFTVHGPDPVNLSSNREEDFSIVLATIDFASFVGAESVVYHCGWLGEDREKKDREIENLKKLCDKLEKMRVILVVENTRQTIEQTLEIVQAVNHPNVRLLIDVGHLFLRLRGNEKEFLRQISLGLPHAFELHVHDNFGKPEEDYEPMMASSLFAYLYGVGDLHLPIGYGRIPFEELFKLVREEFDGIVVLEINDMNRFEKDIPESLEKLRTLSTAGGVGHA
- a CDS encoding transglutaminase-like domain-containing protein → MLEFLMCGLPENVRRAEEMGDWENAISLIDRWLRDTRVNEVQRRRLEYEKFRIRRLLAAHPYDEAEALEKAQEMIRDFDYDEFYRLIDEGCVDFILVNKRKRFFERFVQNIAFARPEYKSRILIDPEEEKNRQLIEERIKALAHGSAPKSYRVRIKLKATLDWPEDYFRVWLPFPKEGFQIEDVKLLYVSEENYFLADNDVPQRTIFFEGTSREYIVEFGYTVREWINRVDPSKVQECDVEDFLGEEPPHIVFTPYIRYLTLKIIGDEKNPYLKAKRIYDWITSRVRYCYVRPYATYENISQYVAENLKGDCGFQALLFITMCRIAGVPARWQSGWYVTPYFVSPHDWALFYVKPYGWLPADLSFGGARRHNEKLRSFYFGNLDGFRMVANDDFMKQFTPEPKFYRENPTDNQLGEAETHSKKIGLETHISVVQFEGWEV
- a CDS encoding amidase — protein: MIEIKIKDLVGLYARRKLRPKEFVEECFKKIEAQKHLGAFISLDYEGAMRTAESLENSFRNEENLPPLYGVPIAVKDLIDVANLKTTAGSLFFKDNIAKEDAFVVQQLKKAGAIIVGKTNLHEIALGVTNNNPHFGPCRNPHDPSRISGGSSGGSAVAVATDMVVTALGTDTGGSIRIPAALCGVVGLKPTYGRVSVRGVLPLSWHLDHVGPLASCVEDAWIVLKVISRYDEEDPFSLKAPLREPDFERFPEGIKVLKPVGEFISRADERILNLVDEAARVLEKLGAVVEERYIEWLKDAAAANGLITQTEAAAFHRERLKEHPELFGEDVRQRLMEGASTSGADYALARRVQTIVKHSFRELFKEYDLLILPTVPIVAPPIQGEGAVEMARKLTRFTAEFNISGLPALNLPFGRVDGLPAGVQFVTKWWREDLLVQVAHAVERTVNVG
- a CDS encoding extracellular solute-binding protein, producing MRRWLLVALLGVTLLLFAGIEDSIVQVGRTLEKNGVNEVRYAVWGTGDPNSVLRVLGIVEAARRINEIWAKNGINVKVTIRETRYELDFTQMYQEFLSKQPLGTAGDFLVNSYVYIAPLAEEGYLLDLTSYLEKHKELLNNFFASHIEVAKYKGRIYGLPQDTEARPFYIRKDIAAKVGLDLQGLDEKVLKGEFTWFDVYEWAKKAVQTGASEWGLIHRRGSAHPDLMQFILAFGSKLYDPADGKLVFDKEAIYKWLTIEWTFAREKLLPSDMMAWDWAKQVHPAIVDGKTLFDIGGTWYWTEWQTKDYYTDPKTGQMRGLKPEEVEQWFYYTLFPAGEPGKKPVTLSQPFMWMVSSKAGAQNPKYSALKSVYDELAFLIVAKASDPDINAIHSIISAHLPVGKPSAELLASKEWLDKLYNLQIDLDPGVKEKIAGIVKATVNPINAAFLSKVSYMLEYTNFPPVHPMYAKLSAIFAEVVDYVLRGQMDPAKAIDYAIGKINADLDLKAGVKIINDIPKDWRFGGK
- a CDS encoding gamma-glutamyl-gamma-aminobutyrate hydrolase family protein translates to MRPIVGITCSMDEESIRLNTSYFRAIEEAGGLPILVAILQTPESLSQLSELLDGILFSGGVDIDPKHYNEEPLPNLGQITPDRDELEISLCRIFYEKNKPIFGICRGAQLINVALGGTLYQDIKTQLSNVLKHQQDAPAHAPTHKVFIEKDSILFSIVRTEILPVNSFHHQAVKDVAPVLKITARASDGVIEAVESNDDRFILGVQWHPERMFNHYREHFDLFRRFVEECARRRKRG